In Peromyscus maniculatus bairdii isolate BWxNUB_F1_BW_parent chromosome 9, HU_Pman_BW_mat_3.1, whole genome shotgun sequence, one genomic interval encodes:
- the Lrtm1 gene encoding leucine-rich repeat and transmembrane domain-containing protein 1: MFAVQRNHLLHLDRTLLEAMPKVRLVLLKDNPWKCDCHLLGLKLWLERFTFEGGITDSAICRLPEHWKGKELLSIPHELYQPCPLPSPDLAPSLVQQPGSAPQEAHKSSENNSGQQDSLECEPKPKPKPANLRHAVATVVITGVVCGIVCLMMLAAAIYGCTYAAITAQYHGRPLAPTSESEKMGSKEPMDSSAAQEPPCPSSSLIN, from the exons ATGTTTGCTGTGCAGCGGAACCATCTCCTGCATCTGGATCGTACACTTCTAGAGGCCATGCCCAAGGTGAGGCTAGTACTTCTTAAGGACAACCCCTGGAAATGTGACTGCCACTTGCTGGGTCTGAAACTCTGGCTGGAGAGATTCACCTTTGAAG GGGGAATAACAGACAGCGCCATCTGCAGGCTGCCTGAACACTGGAAGGGAAAGGAACTCCTCTCCATTCCCCATGAACTATACCAGCcctgtcctctgccttctccagACCTGGCACCCTCACTAGTTCAGCAGCCCGGTTCTGCCCCTCAAGAGGCCCATAAGTCTTCTGAGAATAACTCCGGACAACAAGATTCCTTGGAGTGTGagcccaaacccaaaccaaagccaGCCAACCTGCGCCACGCTGTGGCTACTGTGGTCATCACTGGGGTGGTATGTGGGATCGTATGTCTCATGATGTTGGCAGCTGCTATCTACGGCTGCACCTACGCAGCCATCACAGCCCAGTACCATGGGAGACCCTTGGCACCAACCAGTGAGTCTGAGAAAATGGGAAGCAAGGAGCCAATGGACAGTTCCGCAGCCCAAGAACCTCCGTGTCCAAGTTCCTCCTTGATCAACTGA